The proteins below are encoded in one region of Eulemur rufifrons isolate Redbay chromosome 2, OSU_ERuf_1, whole genome shotgun sequence:
- the CHST14 gene encoding carbohydrate sulfotransferase 14: protein MFPRPLTPLAAPNGAEPLGRALRRAPLGRPRAGLGGQPLLLPSMLMFAVIVASSGLLLMIERGILAEMKPLPLHPLSREGAAWRGAVPKPGRLSLNAGDSDLQVRQDVRNRTLRAVCGQPGMPRDPWDLPVGQRRTLLRHILVSDRYRFLYCYVPKVACSNWKRVLKVLAGVLDSVDVRLKMDHRNDLVFLADLRPEEIRYRLQHYFKFLFVRDPLERLLSAYRNKFGEIREYQQRYGAEIVRRYRAGAGPSPAGDDVTFPEFLRYLVDEDPERMNEHWMPVYHLCQPCAVRYDFVGSYETLEADANQVLEWVRAPPRVRFPTRQAWYRPASPESLHYHLCSAPRALLQDVLPKYILDFSLFAYPLPNVTREACHQ from the coding sequence ATGTTCCCCCGCCCGCTGACCCCGCTGGCGGCCCCAAATGGCGCCGAGCCCCTGGGCCGGGCGCTGAGGCGGGCCCCGCTGGGCAGGCCCCGGGCCGGGCTCGGGGggcagcccctgctgctgccgTCCATGCTGATGTTTGCGGTGATCGTGGCCTCCAGCGGGCTGCTGCTTATGATCGAGCGGGGCATCCTGGCCGAGATGAAGCCCCTTCCCCTGCACCCTCTCAGCCGCGAGGGCGCAGCCTGGCGCGGGGCAGTCCCCAAGCCTGGGAGGCTGTCCCTGAATGCTGGGGACTCGGACTTGCAAGTGCGGCAGGACGTCCGGAACCGGACCTTGCGGGCGGTGTGCGGACAGCCCGGCATGCCCCGGGACCCCTGGGACTTGCCGGTGGGGCAGCGGCGCACCCTGCTGCGCCACATCCTCGTAAGTGACCGCTACCGCTTCCTCTACTGCTACGTCCCCAAAGTGGCCTGCTCTAACTGGAAGCGGGTGCTGAAGGTGCTGGCAGGTGTCCTGGACAGCGTGGACGTCCGCCTCAAGATGGACCACCGCAATGACCTGGTGTTCCTGGCGGACCTGCGGCCTGAGGAGATTCGCTACCGCCTGCAGCACTACTTCAAGTTCCTGTTTGTGCGGGACCCCTTGGAACGCCTCCTGTCTGCCTACCGCAACAAGTTTGGCGAGATCCGAGAGTACCAGCAGCGCTATGGGGCTGAGATCGTGAGGCGGTAcagggctggagctgggcccAGCCCTGCGGGGGACGATGTCACCTTCCCCGAGTTCCTGAGATACCTGGTGGACGAGGACCCTGAGCGCATGAATGAGCATTGGATGCCCGTGTACCACCTGTGCCAGCCTTGTGCAGTGCGATATGACTTTGTGGGCTCCTATGAGACGCTGGAGGCTGATGCCAACCAGGTGCTGGAGTGGGTACGAGCACCACCCCGTGTCCGATTCCCCACTCGCCAGGCCTGGTACCGGCCGGCCAGCCCGGAAAGCCTGCACTACCACCTGTGCAGTGCCCCGCGGGCCCTGCTGCAGGACGTTCTGCCTAAGTATATCTTGGATTTCTCCCTCTTTGCCTACCCACTGCCTAATGTCACCAGGGAGGCCTGTCACCAGTGA
- the BAHD1 gene encoding bromo adjacent homology domain-containing 1 protein isoform X1 has protein sequence MTHTRRKSLPMLSSGPTGRREPLPMEDSNMEQGAEGVEPGMPESPGHLAGRRKNYPLRKRPLVPEKPKACKVLLTRLENVAGPQSADEADELPPDLPKPPSPTPSSEDPGLAQPRKRRLASLNAEAVNNLLLEREDTSSLAGARRSRGGDPHRSRDRDRAAGGWSNAKKRPRLADLGGGSRDLSPEGAPDEGARRDGDPAPKRLASLNAAAFLKLSQERELPLRPPRAHAEADGRSTEPLAPKALRPKWAKVNSKNYLKARQGTGSGEAAGPPGWQGHPDEPWPSATPRGSSSQPPYQPLSKALESPLRLRPHLPLLMGGQAALKPEPGRPGEESPAPKQELHQPSFPTPQLSPLPMPGNPADYSGLCVRPELPAGNFYLYCGQDGLQCGGYSPCPMLPEGKLSPIAAPNEGLLLAPSSVPSGTPFQHPPWGSSRYCSSEDTGVNGYSICGVLPLSLTHVGTTCGGCPYKMPFAAEGCRSLGQLEFPLPEAGHPASPAHPLLGCPVPSVPPAAEPVPHLQTPTSEPQTVARACPQSAKPPSGSKSGLRTGSGCRHTARSKAARRPSHPKQPRVQRPRPRRRRRRRTNGWVPVGAACEKAVYVLDEPEPAIRKSYQAVERHGETIRVRDTVLLKSGPRKTSTPYVAKISALWENPESGELMMSLLWYYRPEHLQGGRSPSMHEPLQNEVFASRHQDQNSVACIEEKCYVLTFAEYCRFCAMAKRRGEGLPSRKTALVPPSADYSTPPHRTVPEDTDPELVFLCRHVYDFRHGRILKNPQ, from the exons ATGACACACACTCGGAGGAAGTCCCTTCCCATGCTGAGTTCAGGCCCCACTGGCCGACGAGAGCCCCTGCCGATGGAAGACAGCAACATGGAGCAAGGGGCTGAGGGTGTGGAGCCAGGCATGCCTGAGAGCCCGGGGCACCTTGCAGGGCGCCGCAAGAACTACCCACTGCGGAAGCGCCCATTGGTTCCCGAGAAGCCCAAGGCCTGCAAAGTGCTGCTGACCCGCCTAGAGAATGTGGCCGGTCCCCAGAGTGCAGATGAGGCTGATGAGCTGCCCCCTGACCTGCCTAAGCCCCCCAGCCCAACCCCATCCAGTGAGGACCCTGGCCTCGCCCAGCCCCGCAAGCGGCGCCTGGCTTCCCTCAATGCGGAGGCTGTCAACAACCTGCTGCTGGAGCGGGAGGACACCAGCAGCCTGGCAGGCGCCCGCCGCAGTCGAGGGGGCGACCCCCACCGAAGCCGGGACCGCGACCGGGCCGCTGGGGGCTGGTCTAATGCCAAGAAGCGGCCCCGGCTGGCGGACCTCGGAGGAGGAAGTCGGGACCTATCCCCAGAGGGAGCACCGGATGAAGGTGCCCGCCGAGATGGAGACCCAGCTCCTAAGAGACTGGCTAGCCTGAATGCAGCCGCCTTCCTGAAGCTGAGCCAGGAGCGGGAGCTACCCCTGCGACCGCCTCGTGCCCACGCAGAAGCAGATGGGCGCTCCACTGAGCCCCTGGCACCCAAGGCCCTGAGGCCAAAGTGGGCCAAAGTGAATAGCAAGAACTATCTCAAGGCCCGGCAGGGGACTGGCTctggggaggctgcagggccACCTGGATGGCAAGGGCACCCTGATGAGCCATGGCCATCTGCCACACCTCGTGGGTCATCCAGCCAGCCACCTTACCAACCCCTGAGCAAGGCCCTGGAGAGCCCCTTGCGGCTGCGCCCCCACCTGCCCCTACTGATGGGTGGGCAAGCGGCCCTGAAGCCAGAGCCTGGGCGCCCAGGCGAGGAGTCACCTGCCCCCAAGCAGGAACTGCATCAGCCTTCTTTCCCCACACCTCAGCTGTCCCCCCTGCCAATGCCTGGCAACCCCGCCGACTACAGTGGCCTGTGTGTTAGGCCTGAGCTCCCTGCAGGCAACTTTTACCTGTACTGTGGCCAAGATGGGCTGCAGTGTGGGGGCTACTCCCCCTGCCCCATGCTCCCGGAGGGCAAGCTGTCCCCAATAGCTGCACCTAACGAGGGGCTCCTCCTGGCCCCGAGCTCAGTGCCCTCAGGCACCCCTTTTCAGCACCCTCCCTGGGGCTCCTCTCGCTACTGCTCTAGCGAGGACACTGGAGTGAATGGCTACAGCATCTGTGGAGTGTTGCCCCTGTCCCTCACCCACGTTGGAACTACCTGTGGTGGCTGCCCCTAcaaaatgccttttgcagcag AAGGCTGCAGGTCCCTAGGCCAGCTGGAATTTCCTCTCCCAGAAGCTGGACACCCCGCCTCACCCGCCCACCCCCTCTTGGGATGCCCTGTACCCAGCGTGCCACCTGCAGCAGAGCCTGTCCCCCATCTTCAGACACCCACCTCAGAGCCTCAGACAGTAGCCCGCGCATGCCCTCAGAGCGCCAAGCCTCCGAGCGGGTCAAAGTCAGGCCTGCGCACGGGCTCCGGCTGCAGGCACACTGCAAGGAGCAAGGCTGCCCGCAGGCCCAGCCACCCCAAGCAGCCACGTGTCCAGCGCCCACgccctcgccgccgccgccgtcgccgcACTAATGGCTGGGTGCCTGTTGGGGCTGCCTGTGAGAAGGCCGTGTATGTCTTG GATGAGCCGGAACCAGCCATCCGAAAGAGCTACCAGGCGGTAGAGCGGCATGGAGAGACAATCCGAGTCCGGGACACTGTCCTCCTCAAGTCAGGCCCAAGAAAGACATCCACACCTTATGTGGCCAAGATCTCTGCCCTCTGGGAGAACCCTGAGTCAG GAGAGCTGATGATGAGCCTCCTATGGTATTACAGACCTGAGCACCTCCAGGGAGGTCGCAGTCCCAGCATGCACGAG CCTTTGCAGAATGAAGTCTTTGCGTCGCGGCATCAGGACCAGAACAGTGTGGCCTGCATTGAGGAGAAGTGCTATGTGCTGACCTTTGCTGAGTACTGCAG ATTCTGTGCCATGGCCAAGCGCCGAGGTGAGGGCCTCCCCAGCCGGAAGACAGCACTGGTGCCCCCCTCTGCAGACTACTCCACCCCGCCACACCGCACAGTGCCCGAGGACACGGATCCTGAGCTGGTGTTCCTTTGCCGCCATGTGTATGACTTCCGCCATGGCCGCATCCTCAAGAACCCCCAGTAG
- the BAHD1 gene encoding bromo adjacent homology domain-containing 1 protein isoform X3 produces MTHTRRKSLPMLSSGPTGRREPLPMEDSNMEQGAEGVEPGMPESPGHLAGRRKNYPLRKRPLVPEKPKACKVLLTRLENVAGPQSADEADELPPDLPKPPSPTPSSEDPGLAQPRKRRLASLNAEAVNNLLLEREDTSSLAGARRSRGGDPHRSRDRDRAAGGWSNAKKRPRLADLGGGSRDLSPEGAPDEGARRDGDPAPKRLASLNAAAFLKLSQERELPLRPPRAHAEADGRSTEPLAPKALRPKWAKVNSKNYLKARQGTGSGEAAGPPGWQGHPDEPWPSATPRGSSSQPPYQPLSKALESPLRLRPHLPLLMGGQAALKPEPGRPGEESPAPKQELHQPSFPTPQLSPLPMPGNPADYSGLCVRPELPAGNFYLYCGQDGLQCGGYSPCPMLPEGKLSPIAAPNEGLLLAPSSVPSGTPFQHPPWGSSRYCSSEDTGVNGYSICGVLPLSLTHVGTTCGGCPYKMPFAAEGCRSLGQLEFPLPEAGHPASPAHPLLGCPVPSVPPAAEPVPHLQTPTSEPQTVARACPQSAKPPSGSKSGLRTGSGCRHTARSKAARRPSHPKQPRVQRPRPRRRRRRRTNGWVPVGAACEKAVYVLDEPEPAIRKSYQAVERHGETIRVRDTVLLKSGPRKTSTPYVAKISALWENPESGELMMSLLWYYRPEHLQGGRSPSMHENEVFASRHQDQNSVACIEEKCYVLTFAEYCRFCAMAKRRGEGLPSRKTALVPPSADYSTPPHRTVPEDTDPELVFLCRHVYDFRHGRILKNPQ; encoded by the exons ATGACACACACTCGGAGGAAGTCCCTTCCCATGCTGAGTTCAGGCCCCACTGGCCGACGAGAGCCCCTGCCGATGGAAGACAGCAACATGGAGCAAGGGGCTGAGGGTGTGGAGCCAGGCATGCCTGAGAGCCCGGGGCACCTTGCAGGGCGCCGCAAGAACTACCCACTGCGGAAGCGCCCATTGGTTCCCGAGAAGCCCAAGGCCTGCAAAGTGCTGCTGACCCGCCTAGAGAATGTGGCCGGTCCCCAGAGTGCAGATGAGGCTGATGAGCTGCCCCCTGACCTGCCTAAGCCCCCCAGCCCAACCCCATCCAGTGAGGACCCTGGCCTCGCCCAGCCCCGCAAGCGGCGCCTGGCTTCCCTCAATGCGGAGGCTGTCAACAACCTGCTGCTGGAGCGGGAGGACACCAGCAGCCTGGCAGGCGCCCGCCGCAGTCGAGGGGGCGACCCCCACCGAAGCCGGGACCGCGACCGGGCCGCTGGGGGCTGGTCTAATGCCAAGAAGCGGCCCCGGCTGGCGGACCTCGGAGGAGGAAGTCGGGACCTATCCCCAGAGGGAGCACCGGATGAAGGTGCCCGCCGAGATGGAGACCCAGCTCCTAAGAGACTGGCTAGCCTGAATGCAGCCGCCTTCCTGAAGCTGAGCCAGGAGCGGGAGCTACCCCTGCGACCGCCTCGTGCCCACGCAGAAGCAGATGGGCGCTCCACTGAGCCCCTGGCACCCAAGGCCCTGAGGCCAAAGTGGGCCAAAGTGAATAGCAAGAACTATCTCAAGGCCCGGCAGGGGACTGGCTctggggaggctgcagggccACCTGGATGGCAAGGGCACCCTGATGAGCCATGGCCATCTGCCACACCTCGTGGGTCATCCAGCCAGCCACCTTACCAACCCCTGAGCAAGGCCCTGGAGAGCCCCTTGCGGCTGCGCCCCCACCTGCCCCTACTGATGGGTGGGCAAGCGGCCCTGAAGCCAGAGCCTGGGCGCCCAGGCGAGGAGTCACCTGCCCCCAAGCAGGAACTGCATCAGCCTTCTTTCCCCACACCTCAGCTGTCCCCCCTGCCAATGCCTGGCAACCCCGCCGACTACAGTGGCCTGTGTGTTAGGCCTGAGCTCCCTGCAGGCAACTTTTACCTGTACTGTGGCCAAGATGGGCTGCAGTGTGGGGGCTACTCCCCCTGCCCCATGCTCCCGGAGGGCAAGCTGTCCCCAATAGCTGCACCTAACGAGGGGCTCCTCCTGGCCCCGAGCTCAGTGCCCTCAGGCACCCCTTTTCAGCACCCTCCCTGGGGCTCCTCTCGCTACTGCTCTAGCGAGGACACTGGAGTGAATGGCTACAGCATCTGTGGAGTGTTGCCCCTGTCCCTCACCCACGTTGGAACTACCTGTGGTGGCTGCCCCTAcaaaatgccttttgcagcag AAGGCTGCAGGTCCCTAGGCCAGCTGGAATTTCCTCTCCCAGAAGCTGGACACCCCGCCTCACCCGCCCACCCCCTCTTGGGATGCCCTGTACCCAGCGTGCCACCTGCAGCAGAGCCTGTCCCCCATCTTCAGACACCCACCTCAGAGCCTCAGACAGTAGCCCGCGCATGCCCTCAGAGCGCCAAGCCTCCGAGCGGGTCAAAGTCAGGCCTGCGCACGGGCTCCGGCTGCAGGCACACTGCAAGGAGCAAGGCTGCCCGCAGGCCCAGCCACCCCAAGCAGCCACGTGTCCAGCGCCCACgccctcgccgccgccgccgtcgccgcACTAATGGCTGGGTGCCTGTTGGGGCTGCCTGTGAGAAGGCCGTGTATGTCTTG GATGAGCCGGAACCAGCCATCCGAAAGAGCTACCAGGCGGTAGAGCGGCATGGAGAGACAATCCGAGTCCGGGACACTGTCCTCCTCAAGTCAGGCCCAAGAAAGACATCCACACCTTATGTGGCCAAGATCTCTGCCCTCTGGGAGAACCCTGAGTCAG GAGAGCTGATGATGAGCCTCCTATGGTATTACAGACCTGAGCACCTCCAGGGAGGTCGCAGTCCCAGCATGCACGAG AATGAAGTCTTTGCGTCGCGGCATCAGGACCAGAACAGTGTGGCCTGCATTGAGGAGAAGTGCTATGTGCTGACCTTTGCTGAGTACTGCAG ATTCTGTGCCATGGCCAAGCGCCGAGGTGAGGGCCTCCCCAGCCGGAAGACAGCACTGGTGCCCCCCTCTGCAGACTACTCCACCCCGCCACACCGCACAGTGCCCGAGGACACGGATCCTGAGCTGGTGTTCCTTTGCCGCCATGTGTATGACTTCCGCCATGGCCGCATCCTCAAGAACCCCCAGTAG
- the BAHD1 gene encoding bromo adjacent homology domain-containing 1 protein isoform X2 produces the protein MTHTRRKSLPMLSSGPTGRREPLPMEDSNMEQGAEGVEPGMPESPGHLAGRRKNYPLRKRPLVPEKPKACKVLLTRLENVAGPQSADEADELPPDLPKPPSPTPSSEDPGLAQPRKRRLASLNAEAVNNLLLEREDTSSLAGARRSRGGDPHRSRDRDRAAGGWSNAKKRPRLADLGGGSRDLSPEGAPDEGARRDGDPAPKRLASLNAAAFLKLSQERELPLRPPRAHAEADGRSTEPLAPKALRPKWAKVNSKNYLKARQGTGSGEAAGPPGWQGHPDEPWPSATPRGSSSQPPYQPLSKALESPLRLRPHLPLLMGGQAALKPEPGRPGEESPAPKQELHQPSFPTPQLSPLPMPGNPADYSGLCVRPELPAGNFYLYCGQDGLQCGGYSPCPMLPEGKLSPIAAPNEGLLLAPSSVPSGTPFQHPPWGSSRYCSSEDTGVNGYSICGVLPLSLTHVGTTCGGCPYKMPFAAGCRSLGQLEFPLPEAGHPASPAHPLLGCPVPSVPPAAEPVPHLQTPTSEPQTVARACPQSAKPPSGSKSGLRTGSGCRHTARSKAARRPSHPKQPRVQRPRPRRRRRRRTNGWVPVGAACEKAVYVLDEPEPAIRKSYQAVERHGETIRVRDTVLLKSGPRKTSTPYVAKISALWENPESGELMMSLLWYYRPEHLQGGRSPSMHEPLQNEVFASRHQDQNSVACIEEKCYVLTFAEYCRFCAMAKRRGEGLPSRKTALVPPSADYSTPPHRTVPEDTDPELVFLCRHVYDFRHGRILKNPQ, from the exons ATGACACACACTCGGAGGAAGTCCCTTCCCATGCTGAGTTCAGGCCCCACTGGCCGACGAGAGCCCCTGCCGATGGAAGACAGCAACATGGAGCAAGGGGCTGAGGGTGTGGAGCCAGGCATGCCTGAGAGCCCGGGGCACCTTGCAGGGCGCCGCAAGAACTACCCACTGCGGAAGCGCCCATTGGTTCCCGAGAAGCCCAAGGCCTGCAAAGTGCTGCTGACCCGCCTAGAGAATGTGGCCGGTCCCCAGAGTGCAGATGAGGCTGATGAGCTGCCCCCTGACCTGCCTAAGCCCCCCAGCCCAACCCCATCCAGTGAGGACCCTGGCCTCGCCCAGCCCCGCAAGCGGCGCCTGGCTTCCCTCAATGCGGAGGCTGTCAACAACCTGCTGCTGGAGCGGGAGGACACCAGCAGCCTGGCAGGCGCCCGCCGCAGTCGAGGGGGCGACCCCCACCGAAGCCGGGACCGCGACCGGGCCGCTGGGGGCTGGTCTAATGCCAAGAAGCGGCCCCGGCTGGCGGACCTCGGAGGAGGAAGTCGGGACCTATCCCCAGAGGGAGCACCGGATGAAGGTGCCCGCCGAGATGGAGACCCAGCTCCTAAGAGACTGGCTAGCCTGAATGCAGCCGCCTTCCTGAAGCTGAGCCAGGAGCGGGAGCTACCCCTGCGACCGCCTCGTGCCCACGCAGAAGCAGATGGGCGCTCCACTGAGCCCCTGGCACCCAAGGCCCTGAGGCCAAAGTGGGCCAAAGTGAATAGCAAGAACTATCTCAAGGCCCGGCAGGGGACTGGCTctggggaggctgcagggccACCTGGATGGCAAGGGCACCCTGATGAGCCATGGCCATCTGCCACACCTCGTGGGTCATCCAGCCAGCCACCTTACCAACCCCTGAGCAAGGCCCTGGAGAGCCCCTTGCGGCTGCGCCCCCACCTGCCCCTACTGATGGGTGGGCAAGCGGCCCTGAAGCCAGAGCCTGGGCGCCCAGGCGAGGAGTCACCTGCCCCCAAGCAGGAACTGCATCAGCCTTCTTTCCCCACACCTCAGCTGTCCCCCCTGCCAATGCCTGGCAACCCCGCCGACTACAGTGGCCTGTGTGTTAGGCCTGAGCTCCCTGCAGGCAACTTTTACCTGTACTGTGGCCAAGATGGGCTGCAGTGTGGGGGCTACTCCCCCTGCCCCATGCTCCCGGAGGGCAAGCTGTCCCCAATAGCTGCACCTAACGAGGGGCTCCTCCTGGCCCCGAGCTCAGTGCCCTCAGGCACCCCTTTTCAGCACCCTCCCTGGGGCTCCTCTCGCTACTGCTCTAGCGAGGACACTGGAGTGAATGGCTACAGCATCTGTGGAGTGTTGCCCCTGTCCCTCACCCACGTTGGAACTACCTGTGGTGGCTGCCCCTAcaaaatgccttttgcagcag GCTGCAGGTCCCTAGGCCAGCTGGAATTTCCTCTCCCAGAAGCTGGACACCCCGCCTCACCCGCCCACCCCCTCTTGGGATGCCCTGTACCCAGCGTGCCACCTGCAGCAGAGCCTGTCCCCCATCTTCAGACACCCACCTCAGAGCCTCAGACAGTAGCCCGCGCATGCCCTCAGAGCGCCAAGCCTCCGAGCGGGTCAAAGTCAGGCCTGCGCACGGGCTCCGGCTGCAGGCACACTGCAAGGAGCAAGGCTGCCCGCAGGCCCAGCCACCCCAAGCAGCCACGTGTCCAGCGCCCACgccctcgccgccgccgccgtcgccgcACTAATGGCTGGGTGCCTGTTGGGGCTGCCTGTGAGAAGGCCGTGTATGTCTTG GATGAGCCGGAACCAGCCATCCGAAAGAGCTACCAGGCGGTAGAGCGGCATGGAGAGACAATCCGAGTCCGGGACACTGTCCTCCTCAAGTCAGGCCCAAGAAAGACATCCACACCTTATGTGGCCAAGATCTCTGCCCTCTGGGAGAACCCTGAGTCAG GAGAGCTGATGATGAGCCTCCTATGGTATTACAGACCTGAGCACCTCCAGGGAGGTCGCAGTCCCAGCATGCACGAG CCTTTGCAGAATGAAGTCTTTGCGTCGCGGCATCAGGACCAGAACAGTGTGGCCTGCATTGAGGAGAAGTGCTATGTGCTGACCTTTGCTGAGTACTGCAG ATTCTGTGCCATGGCCAAGCGCCGAGGTGAGGGCCTCCCCAGCCGGAAGACAGCACTGGTGCCCCCCTCTGCAGACTACTCCACCCCGCCACACCGCACAGTGCCCGAGGACACGGATCCTGAGCTGGTGTTCCTTTGCCGCCATGTGTATGACTTCCGCCATGGCCGCATCCTCAAGAACCCCCAGTAG